GACATGTTTGGTGATATGAATTGGGATACGTATAAGAAGGTGTCATAATTGATGAACAACCAAACAAAAAGGACGAAACTCCATGGAAGCTGTGTTCTTCCATCTTTATTCACTACGCTTTTGAATTCAGACCCACACTGTGCTTCTTGTCCCTTTCCTCCGTTCTTACGCTGCTTCCTACTTCTGTTGTCTTCATTTCTCTCCTTGCAGTTTCCTAAAATATCGTTTTATACATGTTATCATACGCTCAATCCTATATTAAATTCGTTAGATGTCATTTTTATTAAGGGTAAGCATCATtctatttgaataaaaaatatatatcgaatttatttaaaaatatatattgaatCAAAATAGGAGTGTAAACGAACTAAACTGTTCGTGAGATATTTGAGTTTCGGCTTGATAAAAGTTCGATTGAgagaaaacgagttgagttcAATCTCACTTTTTAGCctcgtttaataaacgagccGAGTTTGAACTTagcagtattcggctcgtttagACTCGCGAGCTCGGCTCGTTTTcaaatttatgaacaagtttGGGAGCCAACTCGTGAACAGGTTCGCGAAAAAATTCTTGAGTAGGCTCGCGAACAATCTCGTGAGCAATCTCGTGAGCCAACACCAATCCTATATCGAAAGTTGAAATGATATCAACTCTTctatattcttttttattagttttgggTTCGTGAaacttcaattaaataaaaaaaatttaatttaaaagtatcTTAATaaccttataatttaaatttatttataatttaaataaatttgaattatattgagattgtttataatataatcgaacTCAAATTCAAGTCTAAATGAGTtcaaatttgagtttttttaaTGGAGTCTGAATTGTTCCATTAATGTGATAAACTAACTTATTATGAATGAAACTCGAATGGAAGttgagtttaatatttattttataaattgagcTCGAGTTTATAAATGAAACTCGAGTCAAGCTCGAATTCGAATTCGAACtcgaacttttaaatttattttctaatcgagTTTGAGTGTAACGGTATGAATGAATCTCGAACGGAAGttgagtttaatatttattttataaattgagtTTGAGCTTATAAATGAAATTCGAGTCGAGTTCGAACTCGAACTCGAACTCGAActcaaacttttaaatttattttctaatggaGTTTGAATGTAACGGTCAGCTGACTGCTTGTGGAAAATCATCCCACATCAGcagattataaaaattttgaattgtatataatagctagcacgaaactattaaataatttggattAACTATTTTGGGTCAACCATTTTGGGTCAAGTAGAAAGtgagtttaaaaattatttggacCAATTTTGACCGGACTGTtttaattggtatcagagctatcTTGGATTATAAAAATCATGTGGAGCTAGTGGGTCTGCGAGAAAAGGGTTACCCGTGCGAGATGAGGTGGAACCGTCCGagatactagcgaaccacaatacccgatGATCCGGTCCTAATTTAGCAATTGTATCTGATTTAGTTGCGATGAGAACATCGCAAATTTAGTAGGAGTACCACAATACCTGAGAATCCGATCCtgatttagcaattgtatcAGATTCAGTTGCGATGAGAATGTCGCAAATTTAACAGGGACGAGTGTGACGTTCACCTGCTAGCTTGTGTATTCCGTTTCATATCGGCGAAATACCACAATtctaaattgtatataatagttagtacgaaactattaaataacttgAGTTAACCAATTTGGTAAAGTGGAAAGTGagtctaaaagttatttggacTAGTTTGGATCCGACTGTTTCAATTGATATCAGAGCCAGTAAGACAAATTGTGTAGAGTTAGTGGGTCTgtaaggaaagggctacccataTGAGATAAGGTGGAACCGCCCGAGGTATTAGCAAACCACAATATCCAAGAGTTTAGTCCTGATTTAACAATTGTATTCAATTCAGTTACGACAGAGACGTTGTAAATTTAGCGAAATCGAATGTAACGGTCAGCTGCCTGCCTGTGAGAAATCGTTCGCAGATTACAATAATTtcgaattatatataatagtccgtacgaaatttaaattaactattttgaagtaaaaaatgaattcaaaaattatttgtgACAATTTAAATCTAGCTATTTTATTCAACTTATTAAAATTCGGTTTGACTTGGTTCCGTTGAATTATAACtctaaatcaaaataatttagaattttaaCTTGATTCTGAAATATAAATAGTTCTTTCGGTTTTAAAGTTTGATAATTTTAATctgattgatttgattttaataaaaaattttggataaaatcaaaccaaatctaatattaaatttaaataactgATTATTTGGTCCAGTTTTAATAGTTTTGGGCTTTGAATGATTAGTTAAACATTATTGTACAATTAACTGATTTCAAAAGGGGCCTTTATTGTGTGTACTAAGATGGAGCCCACATCAGAGCAGAGGAGAGGGCGTGTCGACTTCTGATTTCTTGAATCTGCTTTAATTTTTGCCCTTTTGTGGTGGTACGTGTGCTCGTACTTTCAGCCATGTGAAGATTTTATCGTTATAACAATTACTTTTAACGTTTGTAGGTGTTTTCTTAAATAGAGATTAcggtaaaatctaaaattttttagattgatttaaatatatttattattaaattaaatttatgaatataaaattacgtattttatttttgattaagAAGAAGTCTAATTTCagaatttttcaaaattcagCAAAGCAAGGGTGTATTGATAGTTTCACTACATGAGTACGAAGCAAGCACTTCCACAAAAtgtgcttttgatattattctTAAATCTATATTATATATGATTGAATAATTTGATTCTTATTCTGTCATTTTCTGGGGATTGGCAGCAATCGTTCAAGACAAAAAGGATATGTTATCTGTTCTTCCGTTGATGTCCATTCAGTTGATTTCTCTCGGAAAGGATGTAGCTGCTAAGAAAAAGCTGTTGCCTTTGAGCTTGTTAATTGATTAGGTATAAAGAAGCATCTTTGGGTTCTGATATCATGGCCTTGTATTCCTTGGTTTGTCTTCAACCAAATCTCATTTctcatttagaaaaaaaaaaaaagtatggaCTTGACTGAGTCAGTGCCTTCATCCACTCAATTGATATGAACTGGTATATCAaatgaataatatttaaataagtaattaaaataatttaaattaaattaaatttctaatgtaaatataatttttaatgataatattaatttaatgaataattttatgtgTTAACTTAACACGATGAAGTGATATGTCTAGaataatcaataatttttaaaatcgcTAAAGTAATGATATGCTGATCATAATCTTTGGAATCGTTAAAGTGATGGTGATGCTGATTTGATGGGCCACCTTAGTAATTTACTTGTCATTATTTGTCCATTATTGCAATGAGATTACTCGCATCAAACACATTAACATCTTCGTAAAAGAAAGATATGAACATTTCCTcctctaattttctttttttaattctcatattgtggtttaattaatttaattagctaCTATTAATGCTGAAACGTCccacataaaaaaattatagggaACGGAAAttataaattgtatataataattaaatataaaattattaaataatttaaattaattattttaaattaaataaaaaataaatttaaaaattatttaaattaattgaataattgaataaatgaCAAAATAGCTATTGGTTCAATTAGATTTAATatctaactttttattttttttttttaaaattgtaacTATTCCGTGTGTGCATGCATTtaaattagatatttttattcagatcaatttttatttttaaaaatttcagttattttgatttgttttaattttaataataaaaattataaattaaaaaatcgattagtaaatagtaatatattattttttataatatagggagattaaattataataaaattgaaataacttttttaaaacactaaaaataaaatgtaaaaaataaaaatttcactaAAAATCTaactaatcaaattaaataagaccaatttaatttaatttaatttctattcaaaatcaatttaatttttataaatatcaaaattttatttaaatcagactaattcaatttaatttaatttctatttaaaatcaatttagtttttataaatattaaaattttatttttctatttattcgGTTCTTTTAAACTAAACCGACCGAATACTCACTCCTgaatatatgttttattaattaaatttattttttaaaaaaacatgaAATATCATATTTGAGTTTTATGTTATAAAATAACAGATTATCAGTGACGGAAATTTCCATCGCTGATAATGCAAAATCTTTCAATGAAACTTTTAGTGACGAATTTTCGACAGTCCAAAATCAAtcatttaaagttttatttgaaAACTGATTCAAAATATTACACTTTAATTCTAAATACTTTATACAAATTGAGATCTGAAAATTTATGCAAACCAGACCAAGTCATGAAtcttgttttttattatttgattcaaGATATAAGAGCATTCTTTTAATAAAGTCTCACATTACTTTTGATAGAAGACCTAAGATGATTGTCTGTTTTTTTTACAACCGATTATATCTTGTGATTGAGTGAATTTAGGATGTTAAATTAGAAAGTGATGATTCTACggatataaaaaattatcttagCATTTGATCAGAACATGGGgatataagaaattaaattgCAGTAGATGTACATTTCGCActtgaaaaaattattcaagcaacaaaatagaaaatactATGCTTGCATGTTCGTCCATAGATCAAATTAGATATgtaattattgaaataaatgttGAAAACTCTAATAATGGATATACAAATATGATAACTTATATACTTTTCTATATCTCCATGAATCTAGAAATTTTTACttgtattatattatttagtttacgTATCGGAACTGATAACATTCGAGATTATACAAGATTATACACGAAAGATCTTTTTTTGAATATTTCTTTAGCCCTATATCTCTTatccctagaaggtcttcttcTACTGGTAGGTTTTTTTCGAAAAACTCCATTTATTCTGGTGTGAACTTACGAGTGTTATTTCCATCTACTATTATCTAAAAATAATAAGTTATTAATGACGGGACAAAACAAAGAAATAACCCCTcacatgtaaaattataaaagattcctttaaaatcaaataatttcatCAAATTGAATATAATTGTATGTATAATAGCATCTAAATATCAACCTTATAACACTAACATATAAAGGGTGGTAAAACAAGTAGTGACGAGAGGCGACCTTAACTCTTTTTATTAACCACTTGTCACTTATAGCGACGACAGCTACGAGTGGTGATGAGAGGAGAGGAGTCTAGCTCAAGCGTTGCAAAGAGAAGAGGAGTTGATCTTGGGCATGGCTACAAGTCAGCGTCAGGGTCGCAAAATTGGTACAATGACAGAAATCTCATGGGAGAGAGTGAGAATATGCAACAGCGAGAGttgaaattttagaaaaaaaaatattaagagctttttttaattattttttgttgaAACAAAATCCGCtgtaaatattcaatttttttagtgTTAATTATTAGAAATGGCAACAGTTCGAATATTTTTGGTATCGATTTGACTGAAttctaataaaatgaatttaagtatttataattaagtttgggacgaattttaatttaaaaaataatatcagtCGTAAATTCAGAtggaatttgaattttatatataaaatatttaattatatatataattattttagtataaaaaatatattttacaataatatttataaagttttatatattttttattttaaaaatattaaattttttaaataaaaattattaataaaaaatattatatatataaattattaattaaaatatataagactaAATGAattcgaataataataatacgaatccagatagtttaaattaatttttaattgaattcaaaatgagtttaaatattactaatataaataaaatttaaattcagataatttaattttcacgaGTAATCTATCTTATTAATTACACTaacaaatattttctattatcaGATAATTAATAACATTCATGGAGGCAGAGTtgtattgaaaatataaataataaaaattcaaaacatAACTGCTtagttataatattaaattaactttTCATATTTTGATGTATAAAAATCCAattgtttatatataattaagttCATATAAAAATGATTGGTCAGTAAGATATATAAAATACTATATGAATTTAATCCCAGTcagaattaattataaaaaacacattacataaatttaatatgattggATGGTAGGTTTTAATTAGCCACTATATAATTggctaatatttaattaatatcaattaATGTCAAGTGAGTTGGATAAAAAGTTTCAAATTGGAAATGCAAATGAAATGTTGTCTTTCATATTGAATTGCCTTAATCATTTTACTAAAAACAATTAATCTCTAATTTCTCCCTGTTTAACAAGAGCGGATGATGGCAATTGAAAGGGCAATCTGGTACATTTAAAAAGTCGTACGTTCAAAATTCACCAAGTTCAGTACAAGcctctgaaaaaaaaaacataaaaaatccTTTACATATAGCACTCTCCAAACATTAGGACAACACCCACCCCCACAAACTTCCCTTGTCCACCAAAtacttctctctctttctcatgGCTACTGATCATCAAGAAATCACACGTGCATCGCACATGCATGATTTCACAGACGAGGATAGCCAAAATGGAGGAATAGAAGAAGAGATAGAAGATGAGGAGGAAGAAAGCACACGGGATTACATAAGTACGCTTTTCAAGGGTGGTGGCCATGGTGGGAGTGGTGGCGGCGGTGGTGGAGGTTCTCGACGAAAAGGGTGGTCTTTAGGGCAAATGTTGGACCCTAAAGCTAGATGGATTCAAGAATGGAATAGGGTTTTTCTTCTAGTGTGCGCCACTGGACTTTTTGTGGATCCTCTCTTCTTCTACTCTCTGTCTGTTAGCGATACCTGTATGTGTCTCTTCATCGACGGGTGGTTTGCTATCATGGTAACGGCTCTCCGGTGCATGACTGACGCCTTGCACGTGTGGAACATGTGGTTGCAGCTCAAAATGGACAAGAAACTATCTACTGGCGGCGGTAGTACCAATGAAACTAGCGGTGGACCACGCTTGACAAGCCCTAGATCAATGGCCCTGAGGTATCTCAAGGGAAAGAGAGGATTTTTCTTTGATCTGTTTGTCATCCTCCCCCTTCCCCAGGTGAGATTTTATTTTCCCTTAAAACCCCATTAATGATAATTAAGAATCATGATCACTAATTATCATTATAATCATCAGAGATCAGCATCAACTTCTTAAACACATTCACATTTTTGGTTAAGGATTTTTTTGTCAGTGATTTTGAGAAGGTGACAGATTTATGCATGCAGGATATCTCCATGGAGTGCAGAGCCTCCATGTGATTTAGCTAATAGCAATGTCCTTTGTTCATGTAGCAAAGGGAAAAATGAGAAATATAGAAACCAAACAATGATTTCCTGTATAGTATGCCTTGTCTTTTCTCTTTATTAAACTGATTGGAgtttttttgttattaaatttatttatttattatttcctttAAGAATAGGGCTAGATATAAGActaatgggactaattttgccTGTTAACGTTTCGCACATAATCATGAGTAGCTGGAATTCGGACAAGTTAGATGCATTGTGTATATATGGAAAATTTTTCACATCAaccaataaaatattaatatctcAGAATATTAGGTGGacttattataattttgaatagTATTCGTCATGCtttcaaataatattaaatgGCCCCAATTACACTTaccatatatttttattcacataatatttcaaataatatatatatttttttaattttattcacataatatatatatagcagGATAAAACCAGTTAGAAGCTAGAATGGTTTAAGGTAAAATTAGaatgaaattgaaatttatttaaattatttagcttgatttaaattgaattttaaaaactggaattgaatcaaaatcaaatttatGGTCTAGTTCTCATATATCCACCATTCTTGAAACTATATTGCCATTCTAAGTTGAAATAAATTCAAAACTTAAATTTCGAATTTGAGGATGAGAGACTAATCTAAAAATTAGATGTttgaaaaaaagtaaatttaatgttaaattaatttttcgatGTATTATAACTTTAACATATATTTTAGAagagttttttaaaatattaattttaacaattatactaaataaatttagaaattatcAGGAGATGTGGAACAATAATATTAATTCCTTAATCTTTATGCAAAATGAAGTGTCATGATATGTCAGATATATAATatcaagaattaaaatataaaaatttttttactctCTTCTGTATTACAtagctaattttttttatgaattatattttttgtgGTTGAATCTTTACAGTCTTTAAGTATTATATTGATgcaatatatattttagttcttGAACAAAAGCAATCCAATTAAAATGGCAGATAGTGCTATGGGTGGCAATTCCTTCCTTATTGGAGAAAGGTTCAGTGACAGCAGTGATGACCATATTCTTGATCATATTCCTCTTCCAATATCTTCCAAAGATCTACCACTCCGTTTGCCTCCTTCGTCGCATGCAAAATCTCTCTGGTTACATTTTTGGAACTGTTTGGTGGGGAATTGCCCTCAACATGATTGCATACTTCGTTGCCTCCCATGTAAGCTcacttctttctctctctctctctctctcctttcaGATGCCAAGTCTTTTTTTCGCAATTGGGTTCTGGAGATTCTCCAAGTTCCTGATCCCTAGCTCTCTCTGGAAATGTTACAGGCAGCAGGTGCATGTTGGTACTTACTAGGGATCCAAAGGGCAGCAAAATGCATGAAAGAACAATGCAGAGAAACACACGGTTGTGGGCTGAGGTTATTATCTTGTAGAGAAACTATTTACTATGGAACAACAAGAAATGTGAGAGATGGAGCAAGATTAGCATGGGCAGACAATAAGTTAGCCAGGGCTACATGCTTAGACAGCAGTGATAATTATGACTATGGAGCTTATAAATGGACTGTTCAACTCGTCACCAACAATAGCAGATTAGAGAAAATACTCTTTCCTATCTTCTGGGGCCTAATGACTCTCAGGTACTATTttcattttatcttttttctctgaaggaaaacaaataaataagatTAGCATTTTTAACTCTTAGTGCATGATCAGCACTTTTGGAAACCTGGAGTGCACAACAGAATGGTTGGAAGTTGTTTTCAACATCATTGTTCTTACAAGTGGACTCATTTTGGTCACCATGTTGATTGGAAACATCAaggtaataataattttttattgggtTCCAAGCTGATGTGGATGCCGcctctttttttcttctcaatCTTTTAATTGTgttgttttgggcatgaagGTTTTCTTGCATGCAACAACATCAAAAAAGCAAGCAATGCAGTTGAAAATGAGGAATATAGAGTGGTGGATGAGGAAGAGACGCATGCCTCAAGAATTCAGGCACCGTGTTCGAAACTATGAGCGGCAGCGGTGGGCAGCAATGCGAGGCGTCGATGAATGTGAGATGATCAGGAACCTCCCTGAGGGACTTAGGAGGGATATCAAATATCATCTCTGCCTGGATTTAGTAAGGCAGGTAATTGTTCCACCATTTCACCATCAATTTTTAACCTCCTAGGCCCTTTTCTGTCTCCAGCACAATTCCCATCTTTCACAATGCAAGCCCAATTGCAAATTTCTAGCCCAATTGCAATGGGTCTGTATATGCAAGCATAAATTTCAACCTCTTAAATCTGTATCAGGTCCCGCTTTTCCAACATATGGATGATCTGGTCCTCGAGAACATTTGCGACCGTGTGAAGTCTCTCGTTTTCACAAAAGGAGAAACAGTAAGTTCCATAATGTCACCGAGTTTTAGCGTAAGAGTTTATTGTAATGTTAGGCATCTAAGTGTTGTTGCAGATAACTAGAGAAGGAGACCCTGTCCAAAGAATGCTATTTGTGGT
The genomic region above belongs to Manihot esculenta cultivar AM560-2 chromosome 3, M.esculenta_v8, whole genome shotgun sequence and contains:
- the LOC110610893 gene encoding cyclic nucleotide-gated ion channel 4, yielding MATDHQEITRASHMHDFTDEDSQNGGIEEEIEDEEEESTRDYISTLFKGGGHGGSGGGGGGGSRRKGWSLGQMLDPKARWIQEWNRVFLLVCATGLFVDPLFFYSLSVSDTCMCLFIDGWFAIMVTALRCMTDALHVWNMWLQLKMDKKLSTGGGSTNETSGGPRLTSPRSMALRYLKGKRGFFFDLFVILPLPQIVLWVAIPSLLEKGSVTAVMTIFLIIFLFQYLPKIYHSVCLLRRMQNLSGYIFGTVWWGIALNMIAYFVASHAAGACWYLLGIQRAAKCMKEQCRETHGCGLRLLSCRETIYYGTTRNVRDGARLAWADNKLARATCLDSSDNYDYGAYKWTVQLVTNNSRLEKILFPIFWGLMTLSTFGNLECTTEWLEVVFNIIVLTSGLILVTMLIGNIKVFLHATTSKKQAMQLKMRNIEWWMRKRRMPQEFRHRVRNYERQRWAAMRGVDECEMIRNLPEGLRRDIKYHLCLDLVRQVPLFQHMDDLVLENICDRVKSLVFTKGETITREGDPVQRMLFVVRGHLQSSQVLRDGVRSCCMLGPGNFSGDELLSWCLRRPFIERLPPSSSTLVTLETTEAFGLEAEDVKYVTQHFRYTFVNERVKRSARYYSPGWRTWAAVAIQLAWRRYKHRLTLTSLSFIRPRRPLSRCSSLGEERLRLYTALLTSPKPNRDDLDF